Part of the Usitatibacter palustris genome, TACCCGCGCATCCGCGAGAAGGCGATCGAGACCGGCATGCTCGCGCCCGACGTGGAGCTTCCGCCCGCGCAGCTCGCGCAATTCATCTTCGCGCCCGGCTTCTCGACCGCGAGCGAGATCACGCAGGTCGCCGGCCGCGGTGTCGGCATGGACGTGGTGAAGAACGAAATCACCTCGCTCGGCGGCCGGGTCGAGATCGCCTCGACACCGGGACGCGGCACGACATTCACCATCACGCTGCCGCTCACGCTCGCCGTGACGCAGGCCGTGATGCTGCGCTCGGGCCCCTCCATATTCGCCGTGCCCTCGGTGATGATCGAGCAGGTGCAGGAATACAAGGCCGCGCCCTACGCCGATATCGTCGCGGGCGGCGAGGTCAAGTGGAAGGACAACGTCTACCCGCTGCGCTCGCTCCTGCCGCTGCTGGGTGAAATCGACACGCCCACGCCGGCGCGCCAGATCCCGGTGCTGCTGCTCAAGAGCGGCGTGCAGCGTGCTGCCGTGCGCGTCGATGAAATCATCGGCAACCGCGAAGTCGTGGTGAAGACGATCGGACCGCAGCTTTCGCGCCTGGCGGGCATCGCCGGCGCCACGGTGCTCGGTAACGGCCAGGTCGTGCTGATCCTCAACCCCGTGCAGCTCGTGCATCGCGCGATCGCAACCGCCACGGCACTCGAGAAGATCGAGGGCGCGCCCGCTGCGGCCGAACCCGCCCCGGCCCAGCTCGTCGTCGAACAACGTTCCGGCGCCGCACTCGTCATGGTGGTCGACGATTCGCTCACCGTGCGCAAGATCACCAGCCGCATGCTCACGCGCGAAGGCTACGAAGTCGCGACGGCCAAGGACGGCGTGGATGCGCTCCAGCAGCTCCAGGACATCAAGCCCGATTGCATCCTGCTCGACGTGGAAATGCCGCGCATGGACGGCTTCGAATTCGCGCGGACGGTTCGCGCCGATGCCCTGACCCGCGGCATCCCGATCATCATGATCACCTCGCGAAGTGCGGACAAGCACAAGAACCACGCGTTCGAGATCGGCGTGAACGAGTACATGGGCAAGCCGTACCAGGAAGACCAGCTGCTCGCCCTCGTCAAGCGCTACACGGAAGAATCGGCGTTCGCCTGAGCGCGCGGTGACTTCCAGGCGCGCCTTCCTGCATGGCGCGGCCGCGGGCGCGGCGGCAACTTTCGTGGGCGCGGGCGATGCGGTCGCACAGACCGCCACCTGGCGACGCGGCCACGACAACCAGCGCATCGCCGACCTCGGCGACGGCCATTTCCTCAATCCCGTCATGTCGGGGGACCACCCCGATCCCACCATCCTCAAGGATGGCCGGGATTACTACATGACGTTCTCCACGTTCGACTCGTATCCCGGGCTCGTCCTCTGGCATTCGCGCGACCTCGTGAACTGGACGCCGCTCACGGCCGCGCTCACGAAGAACATCGGCTCGGTGTGGGCGCCAGAGCTGTGCAAGCACGGCTCGCGCTACTTTCTCTACATCCCCGCGCGCACCGAATCGCGACGCTCGAGCTACGTCGCGTGGGCGGACAGGATCACGGGACCGTGGAGCGATCCGATTGATTTGAATCTTCCCGATCACATCGACCCCGGGCACGCCGTCGGTGAAGACGGCTCGCGTTGGCTCTTCCTCTCGAACGGCGATCGCGTGCGGCTCGCCGACGATGGGCTGAGCTGCGTGGGCAAGCCCGAGCATGTCTACGACCCGTGGCGCTATCCCGAGGATTGGGTCGTCGAAGCGTTCGCGCCCGAAGGCCCGAAGATCACGCGGCATGGCGAGTACTTCTATCTCATCACCGCGATCGGTGGCACCGCCGGTCCACCCACCGGGCACATGGTGATTGCCGCGCGATCGAAATCGATTCACGGTCCGTGGGAACACCATCCGAAGAATCCTCTCGTGCGCACGACGCGACACGACGAGCGATGGTGGTCGCGCGGCCACGCAACGCTCGTCGAAGGACCGGATGCGAGCTGGTGGTCCGTCTATCACGGCTACGAGAACGGCTACTGGACGCTGGGACGCCAGGCATTGCTCGATCCGGTCGAGTGGACGAAGGATGGCTGGTTCGAGATGCGCGGCGGCGATCTCTCGCGCCCGATCCGCAAGCCCACCGGCGGCGAGGCATTTCGCCACGGCGCGCCGCTATCGGATGACTTCTCCGCGCCGCTGGCACTCGGACGCCAATGGAGCTTCTTCAAGCCCGGCGCCGGCGAAGCGAGCCGCATTCGCGTGGCCGATCGCAGGCTTCACCTGAAGGCGCGCGGCACGGCGCCCTCGAGCTCGTCGCCGCTGCTCCTCGTGGCCGGCGACCAGGGCTACCGTTTCGAGGCCGACATCGAGATCGATCCGGGTGTCACCGCGGGGCTGGTTCTCTTCTACGACGAGCGGCTCTACTGCGGCCTGGGCTTCGACGAGCGGCGCTTCGTCACGCACCAGTACGGCATCGAGCGGGGACGGCCCGCGAATGCGCATGGAAGGAAGATGCGGTTGCGCGTGACCAACGACCACCACATCGTCACCTTCGACACGAGTGGCGATGGCGGGCGCACGTGGAAGCGCTTCGATCGGGGCATGGAAGTTTCCGGTTATCACCACAACGTCCGCGGCGGATTCCTCATGCTGCGGCCCGGTCTCTACGCGGCGGGCGAGGGCGAAGCGCGCTTCGCCAACTTCACGTTCCGCGCAGGCTAGGGAACAAAACGTCACAACGCCGCGCCGTTGGCTGCCGTAGCATCCGGGTCCTTTCCGCAACGAAAACACCATGGACGGCTCCGCGGCACCGGTGCTCTCGCGTCGCACGCTCTACGAGGCCACGTCGCTTCGCATCGAGCGCATCGTTGCGCGTCCGCACACTGATGGATGCCTGGAAGTCGCCGCGCCACTGGCCAATGGCCTGGCGCTTCCGCTCGCCGGAGCCTTCGCGCGCCACGATTCCGGCCGCCATCCCCGGGTGGCCACCGCGAACGACGCCGTCTTCTTTCCGGCGCGCCGGCCCTACCGCGTCAGTTTTCCGGGAACGATCGGCGACGAAGTTCTCTCGCTGCAATGGACGGACGAAGCGCTCGCGAGCGCCTGCCCCGAGGCGCAGGGTCATTTCGCATCGGCAGCGCACGCGTTGCTCGAACCGGACCAGATGGTTCGCCGCAGCATCCTCTTGCGGCGACTGGCGCGCGCCCAGGCCGATCCCCTCGAGATCGAGGAGCTCAGCGTCGAGCTCCTCGCCTCGTGCCTGCGCATCGAGCGAACGAGCATCGTCGCGCGGCGCGGCATCGAGAACGTGAAGGAAGCGGTGGCCCTGGAGCCCGAGCACAAGTGGACGCTTCCGGAGCTCGCGCAAATCGCACGCATGTCGCCCTCGCACCTGGCGCACGTCTTCCGCCGGGAGGCGGGCGTGACCGTCTATGCGTACGTGCTTCGCTCGCGCCTCGCGAAGGCGCTCGCCGCGATCGTGGACTCGGATGCCGACATCACCACCATCGCCTTCGACGCCGGCTTTGCAAGCCACAGCCACTTCACGATGCGCTTTCGCACCACCTTCGGCATGACGCCCGCGTCGTTGCGCCGCGACGCGCACGGTGACACGCGCGAACTTCGCAGGATCGTGACAGCGCGCTGAGCCGCTTCGCCCTAGAGTCGGTTGCTTCCTTGTGAATGTGAGGCAGCGACATGATGGGTCGGAGAAATTTCGTCGGGATGATGGCCGCCGGTGTACTGGCGGGTGCCTGTGGCGCGCCGGGGACGGAGCGCACCGCGTTGATGGACGTCGCGAGCTTCCACGCGCGGCGCAAGTTCGCACCCACGCCCTCGGGCGACATCGCCTACGTCGAGCAGGGCAAGGGCCGCGTGGCGCTCTTCATCCACGGCGTGCCGCTGAACGGCCTGCATTGGCGCCACGTGATGGCCGAGCTCCATGGCATCCGCCGCTGCATCGCGCTCGACCTCATGGGGCTGGGGTACACGCGGATCGCGCCAGGACAAGCCGTCTCGTTCGAAGCGCAGGCGCGCATGGTGCGCGAGTTCCTCGACGCGCTCGACATCGACCAGGTCGACCTCATCGCCAACGACAGCGGCGGGGCGGTTGCGCAGATCTTCGCGGTGGGCAACGCGCACCGCCTGCGCTCGCTCACACTCACCAACTGCGACGTGCACGACAACTGGCCGCCGGAGGTCATCAAGCCCTCCATCGAAGCGGCGCGCGCGGGAACGCTGATCGAACGCTACGTGAAGCTGATCGACGATCACCCGGAACGCTACGCACGCTTCGCGCGCGCGTATGCCGACCCGCACGTGCTCACCGAGGATGTCTATCGCGCCTACATCGATCCGCTGCGTGTGACGTCGGAGAGCCGCAACAACTTCCACCGCTATTGGACGTCCTTCGATAACGCGCAGACCGTTGCGATCGAGGGGCGCTTGCGCGAGCTCAAGGTGCCCACCCTCATCGTGTGGGCCCTCGACGACATCTTCTTCGACGTGAAGTGGGCCCACTGGCTGGGACGCGCGATTCCCGGAACCGTAAAGGTGGTCGGCGTGCCGGGGGCCAAGCTCTTCTTCCCGGAGGACCGCCCCAACGCGCTGCTCGATCCGTTGTGGGATTTCCTGTGGTCCTCCGGGTTGCCGTCCGGCCCGGGCTGAGGGCGCCGCTACTTCGCCGGTTTTTCGGCCGGCTTCCCGCCGCGGACGTCGATCGTGAAGTGCTCGCCGCCGCCTTGCGTGTGGAAGGCCATCCCTTTCGGATCCTGGGAGATACCGCGCTTGGACTCGTGCTTCAGGCCGCTGAACGCGCCCTCGATATAACCGTCGCCGACGTTGAACCGGAGCGAAACGATCGAGGCGGGCGACAACATCCCCTGGTACTTCACGACGAAGCCCAGCGTCGCGCACTTGGAGGGCTTCAGCTCATTGCCGCTCTTGTGATGCGTGATGCCGTTGGGCTTCGCGTCGCCGAACTGGTCCGTGCCCACCTGGCCCTTCGAGTAAGAAACGATGACGGATTCGGCGGTCTCGTTGCAGAGCTTCACGTGATAGTGCTTGTTCGCATGCGCGAGCGCCGGGGCGGCAAGCACACAGGCGGCAAGCAGGGCCTTCGTCATGATCCTGTTCATCGGTGTTCTCCCTTGAGGTTGTTGGAAACGCCTTCCACTACAACGTTGCAGGCCGCATTTCGGTTGTGCGACCGACGTCCCGCGACCTTGGTCGCAGGTCAGAGGAAGTAGGCGAGGACCGCAATCCCGAGAACGATGCGATACCACGCGAAGGCCTTGAAGTCGTGGTGCGCCACGTACCGAATGAGCGCCTTCACCGCGAGGAGGGCCGCGAGGAAGCTCACGACGAAGCCGACTACGAACGGCCCGATGTCCGCCGCCGAGAAGAGCGCGCGGTACTTCACCATCTGGTAGCCGGTGGCCGCGAACATGATCGGCACCGCGAGGAAGAACGAGAACTCGGTGGCGGCGTGGCGCGAGAGGCCGAAGCACATCGCCCCCATGATCGTCGCACCCGAGCGTGACGTCCCCGGGATCAGCGAGAGGCACTGCGCGAGCCCTACCTTCAGCGCGTCCTTCCAGTTCATCTCGTCGACCGCGTTTACTCGTGGCGCGCCGTGGCGCGCGTACCAATATTCGATCGCGAAGATCGCGAACGCGCCCACGATCAGGGCGATGGCCACCGCGACCGGATTGAACAGGTGCGCCTTGATCTGCGACTGGAAGAAGAATCCGATCGCAGCCGCGGGAACGAAGGCCACCGCGAGATTCGTCGCAAAGCGTTGCTGGACGGGGTCGGAGCCGATGCCGGCGAAGGCCTTCGCGAAGCGAGCGCGGTATTCCCAGCACACGGCGAGGATGGCGCCGAGCTGGATCACGATGTCGAAGACCTTGCCCTTCTCGTCGTTCACGCCGAGCAGGTCCGACACGATGATGAGATGGCCGGTCGAGGAGATCGGAAGGAACTCGGTGAGCCCTTCGACGACTCCCAGGATCAGGGCCTTGGCGAGCGCAACGAATTCCATCGCGCGGTAGTCTATCAGTCATGCAACGGCGCGAATTTCTCCTTTCGACGATGGCCCTGGCGGCGGCATCGAACGCGGGCGCCCAGGCTGGCCCCACGACCCGGCCCATTCCCTCGACGGGCGAGCGCCTCCCCGCGGTCGGACTGGGCACCTGGCTTACCTTCGACGTGGGCTCCGGCGAAAGCAACGCGCGTGGCGAAGTGCTGAAGGCCTTCTTCGCGGCCGGCGGCCACCTGGTCGATTCCTCGCCCATGTACGGCGCCTCCGAAGAGGTCATCGGTGCGCAGTACGCTCGCATCGGCAAGCCCGCGGCCATGTTCTCGGCGACCAAGGTGTGGACCGTGGGCGGGCTCGCCGGCCGGCGCCAGATGGAAAAATCGCGCGGCCTCTGGAACCTGCCGCGCTTCGACCTCATGCAGGTCCACAACTATCTCGACTGGGAAACGCACCTGCCCACGCTGAAGGCCATGAAGGCCGAGGGCAAGCTGCGCTACGTGGGCGTGACCACCTCGCACGGCCGCCGCCACGACCTCGCCGAGGAAATCATGAAGAAGGAGAAGCTCGATTTCTTCCAGGTGACGTATTCACTCGCCGACCCCGAAGCCGACAAGCGCTTGCTGCCGCTCGCGGCCGATCGAGGTACCGCGGTGATCATCAACCGCCCGTTCGACGGCGGCGCGCTCTTCAGCCGCGTGAAGGGCAAGGCGCTTCCCGGATGGGCCGCGGAGATCGGCTGCAAGAGCTGGGCCGAGGTGTTCCTGAAGTGGATCGTGTCGCACCCGGCCGTGACCTGCGCGATTCCCGCGACGACCCGCGTGGATCATGTGCGCGAAAACATGGGGGCCCTCGCGGGCCCCCTTCCTGATGCGGCGATGCGGCGGCGCATTTCCGCCGACTTCCATGCACTGTCATCCTGAGGAGCAGCGCGACCGAAGGA contains:
- a CDS encoding family 43 glycosylhydrolase codes for the protein MTSRRAFLHGAAAGAAATFVGAGDAVAQTATWRRGHDNQRIADLGDGHFLNPVMSGDHPDPTILKDGRDYYMTFSTFDSYPGLVLWHSRDLVNWTPLTAALTKNIGSVWAPELCKHGSRYFLYIPARTESRRSSYVAWADRITGPWSDPIDLNLPDHIDPGHAVGEDGSRWLFLSNGDRVRLADDGLSCVGKPEHVYDPWRYPEDWVVEAFAPEGPKITRHGEYFYLITAIGGTAGPPTGHMVIAARSKSIHGPWEHHPKNPLVRTTRHDERWWSRGHATLVEGPDASWWSVYHGYENGYWTLGRQALLDPVEWTKDGWFEMRGGDLSRPIRKPTGGEAFRHGAPLSDDFSAPLALGRQWSFFKPGAGEASRIRVADRRLHLKARGTAPSSSSPLLLVAGDQGYRFEADIEIDPGVTAGLVLFYDERLYCGLGFDERRFVTHQYGIERGRPANAHGRKMRLRVTNDHHIVTFDTSGDGGRTWKRFDRGMEVSGYHHNVRGGFLMLRPGLYAAGEGEARFANFTFRAG
- a CDS encoding aldo/keto reductase, translating into MQRREFLLSTMALAAASNAGAQAGPTTRPIPSTGERLPAVGLGTWLTFDVGSGESNARGEVLKAFFAAGGHLVDSSPMYGASEEVIGAQYARIGKPAAMFSATKVWTVGGLAGRRQMEKSRGLWNLPRFDLMQVHNYLDWETHLPTLKAMKAEGKLRYVGVTTSHGRRHDLAEEIMKKEKLDFFQVTYSLADPEADKRLLPLAADRGTAVIINRPFDGGALFSRVKGKALPGWAAEIGCKSWAEVFLKWIVSHPAVTCAIPATTRVDHVRENMGALAGPLPDAAMRRRISADFHALSS
- a CDS encoding alpha/beta fold hydrolase, whose amino-acid sequence is MMGRRNFVGMMAAGVLAGACGAPGTERTALMDVASFHARRKFAPTPSGDIAYVEQGKGRVALFIHGVPLNGLHWRHVMAELHGIRRCIALDLMGLGYTRIAPGQAVSFEAQARMVREFLDALDIDQVDLIANDSGGAVAQIFAVGNAHRLRSLTLTNCDVHDNWPPEVIKPSIEAARAGTLIERYVKLIDDHPERYARFARAYADPHVLTEDVYRAYIDPLRVTSESRNNFHRYWTSFDNAQTVAIEGRLRELKVPTLIVWALDDIFFDVKWAHWLGRAIPGTVKVVGVPGAKLFFPEDRPNALLDPLWDFLWSSGLPSGPG
- a CDS encoding helix-turn-helix transcriptional regulator; this translates as MDGSAAPVLSRRTLYEATSLRIERIVARPHTDGCLEVAAPLANGLALPLAGAFARHDSGRHPRVATANDAVFFPARRPYRVSFPGTIGDEVLSLQWTDEALASACPEAQGHFASAAHALLEPDQMVRRSILLRRLARAQADPLEIEELSVELLASCLRIERTSIVARRGIENVKEAVALEPEHKWTLPELAQIARMSPSHLAHVFRREAGVTVYAYVLRSRLAKALAAIVDSDADITTIAFDAGFASHSHFTMRFRTTFGMTPASLRRDAHGDTRELRRIVTAR
- a CDS encoding undecaprenyl-diphosphate phosphatase, translated to MEFVALAKALILGVVEGLTEFLPISSTGHLIIVSDLLGVNDEKGKVFDIVIQLGAILAVCWEYRARFAKAFAGIGSDPVQQRFATNLAVAFVPAAAIGFFFQSQIKAHLFNPVAVAIALIVGAFAIFAIEYWYARHGAPRVNAVDEMNWKDALKVGLAQCLSLIPGTSRSGATIMGAMCFGLSRHAATEFSFFLAVPIMFAATGYQMVKYRALFSAADIGPFVVGFVVSFLAALLAVKALIRYVAHHDFKAFAWYRIVLGIAVLAYFL